A region of Catharus ustulatus isolate bCatUst1 chromosome 34, bCatUst1.pri.v2, whole genome shotgun sequence DNA encodes the following proteins:
- the LOC117009623 gene encoding DNA-directed RNA polymerase I subunit RPA34-like, with protein sequence MDAAPPRFQRFRCPPEFEAVAPGVALAREGPRTELWLIRAPADFCPQSLEGCPVPLNGLERLRTGDNNGDNDTKDTKDSKLYVLRAGPGGGDCPLLLSPVSPEGSLGCAPPLRGSLTITQSFGDPPAPPPAARKRKKAKVTPELVAPGDMVTSQGTVPPAGTEPGEGPGPPQDILVAPEVAKRKKKKKKHKREEEQE encoded by the exons ATGGACG CGGCACCGCCGCGGTTCCAGCGGTTCCGGTGTCCCCCCGAGTTCGAGGCGGTGGCACcgggggtggccctggcccgggaGGGGCCCCGCACGGAGCTGTGGCTGATCCGAGCGCCCGCCGACTTCTGTCCCCAGAG cctcgaGGGCTGCCCGGTGCCCCTGAACGGCCTCGAGCGCCTCCGGACCGGTGACAACAACGGTGACAATGACACCAAGGACACCAAGGACAGCAAGCTGTACGTGCTGCGGGCTGGCCCGGGGGGAGGGGACtgtcccctgctgctgtccccggtgtccccagaggggtccctgggctgtgccccccCCCTGCGGGGGTCCCTGACCATCACCCAGAGCTTCGGGgacccccccgcgcccccccccgccgccaggaagaggaagaaggcGAAGGTGACACCggagctggtggcacctggggacatggtgacaTCGCAGGGGACGGTGCCACCCgcagggacagagcccgggGAGGggccaggacccccccaggacattctggtggccccagaggtggccaagaggaagaagaagaagaagaagcacAAacgggaggaggagcaggagtga